AAATGATTACCGAGTATAACACAATGTTAAGAAAATTCTGTCAACCGGAAAACAATAAACCATATAGTGAGCAGAGTATAGCCACAAAATTACAACCCGTCAAATATTTCTTTGAATGGCTTACTAAAAACCTGATAATACTTTACAATCCAGCAAAAGATATGGAAATACCAACGATAAAAAAGGGACTGCCGAGAACGATTCTCTCGCAGGAAGAAGTGGAAAAATTTTTGGATATTCCTCGGACAGACACAGTAATTGGGTTTAGAGATAAAACAATCTTTGAGTTATTTTACTCAACTGGAATGAGAAATACCGAGTTAAGGAAACTAAAAATAAATAACTTGGATTTAGAGAAAAAAATTTGTATAATTAAGGACGGAAAGGGAGGAAAAGAGAGAATGCTCCCGCTTACCAAAATAGCCACCGAGTATCTGAAAGAATATCTGCGAGTAATCCGACCACGACTCCTAAAAAATGGAAACAGCAACGACACTGTTTTTCTCACTTTATCCGGGACACCATTTTGGATGCAGGGGATGTGTGATTTATTTAGGAAATATGCCAGAGTAAGCGGAATCTCCAAGCCGATAACAGCCCACACAATCAGGCACAGTATAGCGACACATTTATTAGAGAATGGAATGGACATAAGGTATATACAGGAATTTCTTGGACACGGTTCATTACAGACGACGCAGTTGTATAGCAAGGTGACATTAAAAGGATTAAGGAAATATTACAATAAACATCATCCGAAGGAAAAAAGACAGAGGTTATTGATATGAACTTTTGCGGAAAATCTGTAAAAAATAATTGTGAAAAATCTTTTAATAAAGTCAGTGAAAATAATTTGGGTGATGACGGAAAATCTTTTGACACTCCCTATAACGAAGGAATTGACTTTGTATTTAAGGGCGTCGTCAGACGACCACACGACCCGCAGGGGCGAAAGAGCGAACTGACAGAACAAAGGACGAGCCACCCTGATTATTGGGGTGTGCGAGGACGATTGCTGTCGGTGAGCGATAAGGGGGTGATGAGTATGAGGGATAATCATAAGATTGTTGATTTTTCTGATGACACTCTTAAAAATGTCTCTCACACTACCCCTCATAGTTGCCCTGTAATTGATTATTCTGGTGCGGGTAATGGTTGGGTATCCCCCTGTTATAGACGGAAAATGAATTTTAATAAAGTTAATATCACCCTCACCCCAACCCTCTCCCGTCAAGGTAGAGGAAATTACCGACGAGAAGGAATTTTTGATAACTTTAATTATAGACGGAAAAATGGTAAAATTCATTTTATTAAACA
The nucleotide sequence above comes from Elusimicrobiota bacterium. Encoded proteins:
- a CDS encoding tyrosine-type recombinase/integrase — its product is MQQYKTEIEKLREKYLEYLKNNNYSNDTIEHTGYAINHFEKFLEGKGINKIADVNQEMITEYNTMLRKFCQPENNKPYSEQSIATKLQPVKYFFEWLTKNLIILYNPAKDMEIPTIKKGLPRTILSQEEVEKFLDIPRTDTVIGFRDKTIFELFYSTGMRNTELRKLKINNLDLEKKICIIKDGKGGKERMLPLTKIATEYLKEYLRVIRPRLLKNGNSNDTVFLTLSGTPFWMQGMCDLFRKYARVSGISKPITAHTIRHSIATHLLENGMDIRYIQEFLGHGSLQTTQLYSKVTLKGLRKYYNKHHPKEKRQRLLI